In Vibrio bathopelagicus, the following are encoded in one genomic region:
- the mreC gene encoding rod shape-determining protein MreC: protein MKPIFGRGPSLQLRLFFAVILSASLMLADSRLDAFSNVRYLLNSMVAPIQYAANLPRTMFDGVYDRFSTRKGLIESNHNIKREVLRLKSELILLEQYQEENKRLRKLLGSPFIRDEKKVVTEVMAVDTSPYRHQVVIDKGQIDGVYEGQPVINEKGIVGQVTFVAAHNSRVLLLTDANNAIPVQVIRNDIRVIASGNGMIDEIQLEHIPTSTDIQEEDLLVTSGLGGVYPEGYPVAYVSAVDYDPKREFAVIKAEPVVEFDKLRYLLLVWPDENKQMQADQSSIEQALLEGEDGQ, encoded by the coding sequence ATGAAGCCAATTTTTGGTAGAGGTCCCTCTCTACAATTGCGCCTGTTTTTTGCTGTAATTTTATCAGCCAGCCTTATGCTGGCTGATAGTCGTTTAGATGCTTTCTCAAATGTTCGCTATCTATTAAACAGCATGGTTGCGCCTATTCAATATGCAGCCAACTTGCCTCGCACTATGTTCGATGGTGTATACGACCGTTTTAGCACTCGTAAAGGGTTAATTGAATCCAACCATAATATTAAGCGAGAAGTCTTGCGTCTTAAGAGTGAGCTGATTCTGCTTGAGCAATATCAAGAAGAAAACAAGCGACTTCGTAAGCTGTTAGGCTCTCCGTTTATCCGTGATGAGAAGAAAGTCGTCACAGAAGTTATGGCGGTAGACACTTCACCATATCGTCATCAAGTCGTGATCGATAAAGGTCAGATTGATGGGGTGTATGAAGGTCAGCCTGTGATCAACGAAAAAGGCATCGTCGGCCAAGTCACTTTCGTTGCTGCTCATAATAGCCGTGTCCTTCTACTCACTGATGCAAACAATGCGATTCCAGTTCAGGTTATTCGTAACGATATTCGAGTGATCGCTTCGGGCAATGGCATGATTGATGAGATCCAGCTAGAGCACATTCCAACCAGTACCGATATACAAGAAGAAGATCTACTCGTGACGTCTGGCTTGGGTGGGGTATACCCAGAAGGCTATCCAGTAGCTTACGTTTCTGCCGTTGATTATGACCCGAAACGTGAGTTCGCCGTTATTAAAGCAGAGCCAGTGGTTGAGTTCGATAAGCTCAGATACTTGCTGCTTGTTTGGCCTGACGAAAACAAACAGATGCAAGCGGATCAATCCAGCATAGAACAAGCATTGTTAGAGGGCGAAGATGGCCAATAG
- a CDS encoding carbon-nitrogen hydrolase family protein, protein MDCVGLIQMTSGPVPEHNLAYLEYELAKCKALGAKWVVCPENALVFGNKADYHQYAEPLNNGPLQQKLSELAKRHRVWIVVGSMPIRTAAGVTTTTLVIDDFGALVTHYDKLHMFDVDVADAHKCYRESDIFTPGDRVVTTETPFGRLGLSICYDVRFPHLYSELRKQGAQIIVVPAAFTAVTGQAHWEALLRCRAIETQSWIVAVGQGGKHPCQRETWGHSMVVDPWGRVVAQLDQDPKSMVVEIDTSSCESIRQNMPIAQHSRFTNQF, encoded by the coding sequence ATGGATTGTGTTGGATTGATTCAAATGACTTCAGGCCCAGTCCCTGAGCATAACCTTGCTTACCTTGAATACGAGCTAGCAAAGTGCAAAGCGTTAGGGGCTAAGTGGGTTGTTTGTCCTGAGAATGCATTAGTGTTTGGCAACAAAGCCGACTATCACCAGTATGCAGAACCTTTGAATAATGGACCTTTGCAGCAGAAGCTGTCTGAGTTAGCAAAACGACACCGTGTTTGGATCGTTGTCGGTAGCATGCCAATTAGAACGGCTGCTGGTGTCACTACGACCACATTAGTTATCGATGATTTTGGCGCCTTAGTGACTCATTACGATAAGCTGCACATGTTTGACGTTGATGTGGCTGATGCGCATAAATGTTATCGCGAGTCCGATATTTTCACGCCGGGTGACCGAGTTGTGACAACGGAAACGCCTTTTGGTCGCTTAGGTTTGAGTATTTGTTATGATGTGCGCTTTCCTCACTTGTATTCAGAGTTACGCAAGCAAGGTGCGCAGATCATCGTGGTTCCCGCGGCGTTTACGGCCGTTACAGGTCAAGCTCACTGGGAAGCCTTATTAAGGTGCCGTGCCATCGAGACTCAGTCTTGGATTGTCGCGGTAGGGCAAGGTGGGAAACATCCCTGCCAAAGAGAAACATGGGGACACTCAATGGTGGTTGATCCATGGGGGCGAGTGGTCGCACAGTTAGACCAAGACCCTAAAAGTATGGTGGTTGAGATAGACACATCCAGTTGCGAATCGATCAGGCAGAATATGCCAATAGCGCAGCACTCTCGATTCACCAATCAATTTTAA
- the rng gene encoding ribonuclease G has protein sequence MSAELLLNVTPSETRVAMIEGGALQEIHVERDARRGIVGNIYKGRVSRVLPGMQAAFVDIGLEKAAFLHASDIVPHTECVAENEKKQFQVRDISELVRQGQDIVVQVVKDPLGTKGARLTTDITLPSRYLVFMPGASHVGVSQRIESESERNRLKKAVSRYCDEHGGFIIRTAAEGADFNELEQDAAFLKRLWLKVLERRGKHKARTRLYGELCLSQRILRDFVGTELSKIQVDSRLEYENLKEFTSEYVPELTDKLELYEGDKPIFDMYDTENEIQRSLDRKVELKSGGYLIIDQTEAMTTVDINTGAFVGRRNLEETIFNTNVEATQAIARQLRLRNLGGIIIIDFIDMLSEEHRKRVLTSLEAALDKDRVKTNINGFTQLGLVEMTRKRTRESIEHILCSSCPACEGRGSVKTVETVCYEILREITRVNRAYDADKFVVYAAAAVAEALEGEESHALAELEVFIGKQVKIQAEPLYIQEQFDVVMM, from the coding sequence ATGAGTGCTGAATTGTTGCTGAACGTGACCCCGAGTGAAACTCGTGTGGCCATGATTGAAGGGGGAGCTCTTCAAGAGATCCATGTCGAACGAGATGCTCGACGCGGTATCGTAGGAAATATCTATAAAGGACGTGTAAGCCGTGTTCTTCCTGGAATGCAGGCTGCATTTGTGGATATAGGCCTTGAGAAAGCAGCATTTTTACATGCCTCAGACATTGTTCCGCACACTGAATGTGTTGCTGAAAATGAAAAGAAGCAGTTTCAGGTACGTGATATTTCCGAGCTTGTTCGTCAAGGTCAGGATATTGTGGTTCAGGTTGTTAAAGATCCTCTTGGAACAAAAGGCGCTCGTTTAACCACAGATATCACTTTACCATCTCGTTATTTGGTGTTTATGCCGGGAGCCAGCCATGTAGGTGTTTCTCAGCGTATTGAAAGTGAGTCAGAACGTAATCGTCTTAAAAAAGCCGTCTCTCGTTACTGTGATGAGCATGGTGGTTTTATCATCCGTACTGCTGCTGAAGGCGCTGATTTTAATGAGCTTGAACAAGACGCCGCTTTCTTGAAGCGTTTGTGGCTCAAAGTATTAGAGCGTCGTGGTAAGCATAAAGCGCGTACTCGCTTGTATGGTGAGCTGTGTTTAAGTCAGCGTATCTTACGTGATTTCGTGGGGACTGAGCTGAGTAAGATTCAGGTCGATTCTCGTCTCGAATATGAAAACCTGAAAGAGTTTACTTCGGAGTACGTACCTGAGCTTACCGATAAGCTTGAATTGTACGAAGGTGATAAACCTATTTTTGATATGTACGATACGGAGAACGAAATACAGCGTTCGCTGGATCGTAAAGTAGAATTGAAGTCTGGTGGGTATTTAATTATCGACCAAACAGAAGCGATGACGACCGTCGACATCAATACCGGTGCCTTTGTTGGTCGTCGTAATTTAGAAGAAACGATTTTCAATACCAATGTCGAAGCGACTCAAGCGATTGCTCGCCAACTTCGTCTGCGTAATTTAGGCGGCATCATCATTATCGACTTTATTGATATGTTGTCTGAAGAACACCGTAAGCGAGTACTAACTTCTTTAGAAGCGGCGCTCGATAAAGACCGTGTGAAAACCAACATTAATGGCTTCACACAGCTTGGTTTGGTTGAGATGACTCGTAAACGTACCCGTGAAAGTATTGAGCATATTCTGTGCTCTAGCTGTCCTGCCTGTGAAGGTCGTGGCAGTGTGAAGACAGTCGAAACCGTTTGTTATGAAATACTTCGAGAAATTACTCGTGTAAATCGTGCCTACGATGCGGATAAGTTCGTGGTTTATGCGGCAGCGGCGGTTGCCGAGGCATTAGAGGGTGAAGAGTCTCATGCGCTTGCAGAGCTTGAAGTCTTTATTGGTAAACAAGTGAAAATTCAGGCTGAGCCTCTGTACATACAAGAGCAGTTTGATGTCGTTATGATGTAA
- a CDS encoding YhdP family protein, giving the protein MSSSVTLILRTCLWLVVTLLVTLAIAVTTLRVALPNLNKYQSEIELWVNQHSGFEFSIQDVGGFWRNTHPSIALQGVQARLPNAEDVTFSVERVEVEFDLIQSLVQMRPVVADLVMNRMYLDIRSIDLFAGQNGKDKPKESGSSKRVMQELDNLLLKTLVDVTAKDSSLVYRTISDEERQLDIETLKWKNSGKHHLAEGVVSIKDANLNSLSVSANFIDAGSLADVSGEFYVSADNISVKPWLTRYMQAESGIETGTVSLNSWVTLQNSKPVNAYVEVLPSELSWNEDGQHDLMFESGVFKLSPIDDGWQVNGHSLNLRTDDTPWPELDVAFKWDKGPWQLNVSELNIEAITPLIKLMPDSEQSTQMINSLKPGGSVSDIRVSMDSGIESLRYSASFSDLAIEQWELVPGFSQVSGSVFGSASQAKASLHVIDDVFPYGDVFQAPLNIRQGQVDIVWQQDENGWKLWSDKITAATPDLQVLGAFRLDFPNDASPFLSFYGEADAYNVGETWRYLPTLALGQDLTDYLSTAIQAGKADTVKLLWHGELGQYPYTNHDGIFQVWVGLENAKFSFDTAWPLITDLQLDLLFENDAMHLDSRSAQLMDVTADRITGRIPYLGEGGHIEIEAKATASGNAVRDYMTASPLVDSVGAALTALQVSGDVSSEFQLNIPFDSEKEPRAWGYADLKDNHVEIEAPPMVLENTTGRIEFDNDVITANGLSADLLKQGISVDFKGLNDGPGYAVDIDVLGDWDVKPLEPYIGEQWLSRLSGHAQWQSQIDIQLNDIGFSYQLDLQSDLKYLASDYPYPLAKKSLESGSARLQASGNQEAITARLQLPNTKYQAEIDITGEVPKLTATNLVLGRGGYKISPVVGHHALIRTDKFNADDWLSVAMEPVKPSTAVLSQMNTPTIPAPSRITFESKELILGGIAWNDVDFSARKNKQAWQMEVTSQEIEGDINYLPPYDLTVSLDRLHLFVPEWSDKKNQEQLLQRKEQEAPLISELDKKIYDAMPNLKLTLNDFWLQGYKVGKVDVELARQDDRIEWNKIQVRSGNNKADVSGWWALNGDKSHSSLSIDVEGENNSELMERFGITSGIQKAPFALEGQLEWDGSPWGIQMDTIDGNVKTKLGKGIISDVSGAARLLGLFSLDSIIRKMQLDFSDVFDKGMAFNSITGTGEIQNGIFLTNDLNMDAVAGEMKIKGIANLNTRQVDAEVNFTPDITSGIPVLTAFAVTPQTALYVLAVTTVISPVVEVFTQVNYSVKGPLDSPIVSELSRSSGEFQLPEKLRKLAE; this is encoded by the coding sequence GTGAGTTCTAGTGTTACTCTGATTTTACGTACGTGTCTGTGGTTAGTGGTTACTCTCTTAGTAACGCTAGCCATTGCTGTGACTACACTGCGTGTCGCCTTACCCAATTTAAATAAGTATCAATCTGAAATTGAGCTTTGGGTAAACCAACATTCCGGTTTTGAGTTTTCTATTCAAGATGTGGGTGGCTTTTGGCGTAACACTCATCCCTCTATCGCGCTGCAAGGCGTTCAAGCTCGTCTTCCTAATGCTGAAGATGTGACCTTCTCTGTAGAGCGTGTCGAAGTTGAATTTGATTTGATTCAATCTCTGGTACAGATGCGTCCTGTTGTTGCTGACCTTGTAATGAATCGAATGTATCTGGATATACGTTCGATCGATCTGTTTGCGGGGCAGAACGGCAAAGATAAACCTAAAGAATCGGGCTCCTCAAAGCGGGTTATGCAAGAGCTGGACAACTTGCTACTTAAAACGCTAGTCGATGTGACCGCCAAAGACTCCTCACTTGTGTATCGAACCATCTCTGATGAAGAGCGCCAACTCGATATTGAAACCTTAAAGTGGAAAAACTCAGGTAAGCACCACCTCGCGGAAGGTGTTGTTAGCATTAAAGACGCCAATCTTAACTCGTTGTCAGTAAGTGCTAACTTTATCGATGCTGGCTCATTGGCCGATGTGAGCGGTGAGTTCTATGTGAGTGCAGACAACATCTCGGTTAAACCATGGCTAACTCGTTACATGCAGGCCGAATCCGGTATAGAAACGGGCACGGTGAGCCTGAATAGTTGGGTTACCCTGCAAAACAGTAAGCCGGTAAATGCCTACGTAGAAGTGCTGCCTTCGGAATTGAGTTGGAACGAAGATGGTCAACATGACTTGATGTTTGAATCAGGTGTCTTTAAGTTGTCTCCTATTGATGATGGATGGCAAGTGAATGGTCACTCACTTAATCTTAGAACTGATGACACGCCTTGGCCTGAGTTAGATGTTGCATTCAAATGGGACAAAGGCCCGTGGCAACTTAATGTCTCTGAACTGAATATTGAGGCCATTACTCCGCTCATTAAGCTAATGCCGGACTCCGAGCAATCCACCCAAATGATTAATTCGTTGAAGCCTGGTGGATCCGTTTCTGATATTCGGGTCTCAATGGATTCTGGCATCGAAAGCTTACGTTATTCAGCGAGTTTTAGTGATCTTGCCATCGAGCAATGGGAATTAGTTCCAGGCTTTAGCCAAGTTTCAGGCAGTGTGTTTGGTTCTGCGTCACAAGCGAAAGCGAGCCTTCATGTTATTGATGATGTGTTCCCTTATGGCGATGTATTCCAAGCGCCTCTCAATATCAGACAAGGTCAGGTCGATATTGTTTGGCAGCAAGATGAAAACGGCTGGAAGCTTTGGTCTGATAAAATCACCGCAGCAACACCAGACTTACAAGTTTTGGGTGCATTTCGTTTGGACTTTCCGAATGATGCGAGCCCGTTCTTGTCTTTCTACGGTGAAGCGGACGCTTACAATGTGGGTGAAACATGGCGTTATTTACCGACGTTGGCACTTGGACAAGATCTAACAGATTACTTGTCTACTGCAATTCAAGCGGGTAAAGCCGATACGGTAAAACTATTATGGCATGGTGAACTGGGTCAATACCCATACACTAACCATGACGGGATCTTCCAAGTTTGGGTTGGCCTAGAAAATGCGAAGTTCAGCTTTGATACGGCGTGGCCACTGATCACCGATCTTCAGCTTGATCTCCTATTTGAAAATGATGCGATGCACCTTGATTCGCGCTCTGCTCAATTGATGGACGTAACGGCTGACCGTATTACCGGGCGTATTCCTTATTTAGGAGAAGGCGGCCATATTGAGATTGAAGCAAAAGCGACGGCTTCGGGTAATGCTGTTCGTGATTATATGACGGCCTCGCCATTGGTTGACTCTGTGGGTGCTGCCTTGACGGCGCTGCAAGTGAGTGGTGATGTATCGTCTGAATTCCAACTCAATATTCCTTTTGATTCAGAAAAAGAGCCAAGAGCATGGGGTTATGCCGATCTCAAAGATAATCATGTTGAGATTGAGGCACCGCCAATGGTGCTCGAAAACACAACGGGACGTATCGAGTTTGATAATGATGTCATCACGGCGAATGGCTTATCAGCTGATTTATTAAAACAAGGCATCTCTGTTGATTTTAAAGGCCTTAATGACGGCCCAGGTTATGCGGTTGATATTGATGTTTTAGGTGACTGGGACGTGAAACCTCTAGAGCCTTATATTGGCGAACAGTGGTTGAGTCGCCTGTCGGGTCATGCGCAATGGCAAAGCCAGATTGATATTCAACTCAATGATATAGGCTTCAGCTACCAGTTAGACTTACAGTCAGATCTTAAGTATTTAGCCAGTGATTACCCTTATCCATTGGCGAAAAAATCCTTGGAGAGTGGCTCTGCTAGGCTACAAGCCTCGGGCAACCAAGAAGCCATTACTGCGCGCCTGCAGCTGCCGAATACCAAGTATCAAGCTGAAATTGATATTACGGGTGAGGTTCCAAAACTCACGGCAACCAATTTAGTGCTGGGTCGTGGTGGTTATAAAATTAGCCCTGTTGTTGGACATCATGCCTTAATCCGTACCGACAAATTTAATGCCGATGATTGGTTATCGGTTGCGATGGAGCCCGTGAAGCCATCAACAGCTGTCCTTAGCCAAATGAACACACCAACCATTCCAGCGCCTAGCCGTATTACTTTTGAGAGTAAAGAGCTGATTTTAGGCGGCATAGCTTGGAATGACGTCGATTTTAGTGCTCGCAAGAACAAGCAAGCTTGGCAAATGGAAGTGACTAGCCAAGAGATCGAAGGGGATATCAATTATTTGCCCCCATACGACTTAACTGTGTCTCTAGATCGTCTACATTTGTTCGTTCCTGAATGGAGTGACAAGAAAAATCAAGAACAACTGCTGCAACGAAAAGAGCAAGAAGCACCATTGATCTCTGAACTTGATAAAAAGATCTATGATGCGATGCCTAATCTTAAGCTCACACTGAACGATTTTTGGTTGCAAGGCTATAAAGTCGGTAAGGTCGATGTTGAGCTAGCAAGGCAAGACGATCGTATTGAGTGGAACAAGATTCAAGTTCGAAGCGGAAACAATAAAGCCGATGTGAGTGGCTGGTGGGCACTGAATGGTGACAAGAGTCATTCATCGTTATCTATTGATGTCGAAGGTGAAAATAACAGTGAGTTAATGGAACGCTTCGGTATTACGTCAGGGATTCAAAAAGCGCCTTTTGCATTGGAAGGTCAGCTTGAGTGGGACGGCTCTCCGTGGGGTATTCAAATGGATACCATTGACGGCAACGTTAAAACCAAGCTGGGTAAAGGCATCATCTCGGACGTGAGTGGCGCGGCTCGATTGCTTGGTTTGTTTAGTCTAGATTCGATTATCCGTAAAATGCAGCTCGATTTCTCTGATGTGTTTGATAAAGGCATGGCATTCAACAGTATTACGGGTACTGGCGAGATCCAAAATGGTATCTTCTTAACCAATGATTTGAACATGGATGCGGTTGCTGGTGAGATGAAGATCAAAGGTATCGCGAATCTGAATACTCGTCAGGTGGATGCAGAGGTCAACTTCACTCCTGATATCACGTCAGGGATCCCTGTATTAACGGCGTTTGCGGTAACCCCGCAAACGGCACTGTATGTATTGGCGGTGACTACGGTTATTTCACCGGTTGTTGAGGTCTTTACTCAAGTAAATTACTCGGTAAAAGGGCCGCTGGATTCGCCAATAGTAAGTGAGCTTTCGCGTAGCTCTGGTGAGTTTCAGTTACCAGAAAAACTGAGGAAATTGGCGGAATAG
- the mreD gene encoding rod shape-determining protein MreD has product MANSVLRSKVVIGCSFLIALILQTIPWPGSLDLFRPSWLLLVTCYWVLALPHRVNVGSALILGLLWDLLIGSTLGIRGMMMAIVMYIIAMNFLVIRNMALWQQAMIIAALTVLFEVLIFFGEYLIQDVVFNPLSLWSALINCILWPWMFLLMRRVRRHWHVR; this is encoded by the coding sequence ATGGCCAATAGCGTTTTAAGAAGCAAGGTAGTAATTGGTTGCTCATTTTTGATAGCACTTATTCTACAGACGATCCCTTGGCCTGGTAGCTTGGATCTATTCAGACCGTCTTGGCTATTGCTGGTTACCTGTTACTGGGTTCTTGCTCTACCTCACCGTGTTAATGTGGGTAGTGCGTTGATTCTAGGCCTATTGTGGGATCTTTTGATCGGTTCGACGTTAGGTATTCGTGGGATGATGATGGCAATCGTGATGTACATTATTGCGATGAACTTCTTGGTAATCCGCAACATGGCATTATGGCAACAAGCCATGATTATTGCTGCGTTGACCGTGCTGTTTGAAGTGCTGATCTTCTTTGGTGAATATTTGATCCAAGATGTTGTTTTCAATCCATTATCGTTATGGAGTGCATTGATAAACTGTATACTTTGGCCTTGGATGTTTTTATTAATGAGACGTGTGCGTCGCCATTGGCATGTGAGGTAG
- a CDS encoding Maf family nucleotide pyrophosphatase encodes MEKKHLVLASGSPRRKELLSQLGYEFSVLVTNVEECKHAQETAEEYVQRLSLDKALAALSLLTENSSEKQHVVTGSDTVVSSSDNVALGSDIAAVGSDIAALDSEIVVLGSDTVVVSQGQVLEKPADLADSKRMLTQLANERHQVMTAVSVVSAEKQKTEIIITDVWFKPLSEKEIEQYWQTGEPCDKAGSYGIQGLGGRFVTRIEGSYYAVVGLPLFETDQLLQEFL; translated from the coding sequence ATGGAAAAGAAACATTTAGTTTTGGCATCCGGTTCTCCACGCCGCAAAGAATTGTTATCCCAACTTGGTTATGAGTTTTCTGTCCTTGTGACCAATGTGGAAGAGTGTAAACACGCCCAAGAAACCGCCGAAGAGTACGTTCAACGTCTATCTTTAGATAAAGCCTTAGCAGCGCTATCTTTATTAACAGAGAATTCTTCTGAAAAGCAGCATGTCGTTACTGGTTCTGATACTGTAGTTTCTAGTTCCGACAATGTAGCTCTAGGCTCTGATATTGCTGCTGTTGGCTCTGATATCGCAGCTCTTGACTCTGAAATAGTGGTCCTTGGCTCTGATACTGTGGTCGTCAGCCAAGGGCAAGTGCTCGAGAAGCCTGCAGATCTTGCTGATTCTAAGCGTATGCTTACTCAGTTAGCGAATGAACGTCATCAAGTAATGACGGCCGTTTCTGTCGTTTCTGCTGAAAAACAAAAAACAGAAATCATTATTACCGACGTATGGTTTAAACCCCTCAGTGAAAAAGAAATAGAACAATACTGGCAAACAGGGGAGCCATGCGATAAAGCCGGTAGCTATGGTATTCAAGGTTTGGGTGGACGTTTTGTCACCCGAATTGAAGGTAGTTATTACGCCGTTGTCGGCTTACCTTTATTTGAAACGGACCAGCTACTGCAAGAATTCTTATAA
- the tldD gene encoding metalloprotease TldD, which translates to MSINQIEEALLTPTGLTEQNIADTLASIATRQIDYADIYFQSSWHESLVLEDSIIKDGSFNIDCGVGVRAVSGEKTGFAYSDQIQLDGLKQSAIAARGIAKQGQNGKVQAFKRNSNQAYYDAVNPLASWEKQQKTELLKSLDAYIRTKEPMVTEVSVSLSGVHEQMLVAATDGTFAGDIRPLVRLSISVLAQKGDRRERGSAGGGGRFGYDFFLSDVDGSQVAYQFADEAIRQALVNLEAVAAPAGAMPVVLGSGWPGVLLHEAVGHGLEGDFNRKESSVFSGKIGEQVTSSLCTIVDDGTLTDLRGSLNVDDEGVNGQYNTLIENGILKGYMQDKLNARLMGVAPTGNGRRESYAHLPMPRMTNTYMLPGEHTPEEIIATVEKGIYAPNFGGGQVDITSGKFVFSASEAYMIENGKITHPVKGATLIGSGIEAMQQVSMVGNDLSIDRGVGVCGKAGQSVPVGVGQPTLKLDSLTVGGTE; encoded by the coding sequence ATGAGCATTAATCAAATTGAAGAAGCGCTACTAACCCCGACAGGGCTGACGGAGCAAAATATCGCAGATACACTGGCGAGCATTGCTACCCGCCAAATTGATTATGCTGATATCTATTTCCAATCGAGCTGGCACGAGTCGTTGGTATTAGAAGATAGCATTATTAAAGATGGCTCTTTTAATATCGACTGCGGTGTTGGTGTTCGTGCTGTATCGGGTGAAAAAACCGGTTTTGCTTACTCTGATCAAATCCAATTGGATGGTCTTAAGCAGAGCGCGATCGCGGCTCGTGGTATTGCGAAGCAAGGTCAAAATGGCAAGGTTCAAGCCTTCAAACGCAACTCTAACCAAGCTTACTATGATGCTGTTAACCCGCTAGCGAGCTGGGAAAAACAGCAGAAAACAGAATTACTAAAATCATTAGATGCTTACATTCGTACTAAAGAGCCAATGGTGACTGAAGTCTCTGTAAGCCTAAGCGGTGTACACGAGCAGATGCTTGTTGCCGCGACTGACGGCACTTTCGCTGGTGATATTCGCCCGTTGGTTCGTTTATCAATCAGCGTACTAGCGCAGAAAGGCGATCGTCGTGAACGTGGTAGCGCTGGTGGCGGTGGTCGTTTTGGTTACGATTTCTTCTTAAGTGATGTTGACGGCTCTCAAGTGGCTTACCAATTTGCTGATGAAGCCATTCGCCAAGCTCTCGTTAACCTTGAAGCTGTCGCTGCTCCTGCAGGCGCAATGCCAGTTGTTCTGGGTTCTGGTTGGCCGGGCGTTCTTCTACACGAAGCAGTAGGTCACGGTTTAGAAGGTGACTTTAACCGTAAAGAGTCTTCTGTCTTTTCTGGCAAGATTGGCGAGCAGGTCACTTCAAGCCTATGTACGATTGTTGATGACGGTACATTGACTGATCTTCGTGGTTCATTAAACGTGGATGATGAAGGTGTTAATGGTCAGTACAACACGTTAATCGAAAACGGCATCCTAAAAGGCTACATGCAAGACAAGTTGAATGCTCGTCTAATGGGTGTGGCACCAACAGGTAACGGTCGTCGTGAGTCTTACGCGCATCTTCCAATGCCGCGTATGACCAACACATACATGCTGCCGGGTGAGCACACACCTGAAGAGATCATTGCTACTGTTGAGAAAGGCATCTACGCACCGAACTTCGGTGGTGGTCAGGTTGATATTACTTCTGGTAAATTTGTGTTCTCGGCTTCTGAAGCGTACATGATTGAAAACGGTAAGATCACTCACCCAGTGAAAGGCGCAACGTTAATCGGTTCTGGTATTGAAGCGATGCAGCAAGTTTCTATGGTCGGTAACGACCTAAGCATCGACCGCGGTGTTGGTGTATGTGGTAAGGCTGGTCAAAGCGTGCCAGTCGGTGTTGGTCAGCCAACATTGAAACTAGACTCTCTAACGGTTGGTGGTACTGAGTAA